In one window of Solanum pennellii chromosome 2, SPENNV200 DNA:
- the LOC107009034 gene encoding uncharacterized protein LOC107009034 isoform X1, translated as MRTIAARFSPYLWRRTPINSQPRRFSTSSFGRDEQTIEQEAERKVGWLLKLIFAGTATVIGYQIFPYMGDNLMHQSVSLLQVKDPLFKRMGASRLARFAIDDERRMKIVDIGGAQHLLNMLESARDDRTRKEALKALFAISKSDAAAVVLHQAGAMSIIKSTQESGEDAEVGNYKSNLLSRFQDLSFDIRS; from the exons ATGCGTACAATAGCAGCGCGATTCAGCCCT TATTTATGGAGGAGAACGCCTATAAATTCACAACCCCGACGTTTTTCTACTTCCAGCTTTGGGAGAG ATGAACAGACAATAGAACAAGAAGCTGAAAGAAAAGTAGGGTGgcttttaaagttaatttttgCTGGAACTGCTACAGTTATTGGGTATCAAATTTTTCCATACATGG GAGACAATCTGATGCATCAGTCTGTCTCACTACTACAAGTCAAGGATCCATTATTTAAAAGAATGGGCGCGTCCAGATTGGCTCGTTTTGCTATAGATG ACGAAAGAAGGATGAAAATAGTTGATATTGGTGGAGCTCAACATCTTTTAAACATGTTAGAGTCTGCCAGAGATGATCGCACGAGGAAGGAAGCCTTGAAGGCTCTTTTTGCAATATCCAAATCAG ATGCGGCTGCTGTGGTCTTGCATCAAGCTGGAGCCATGTCAATCATCAAGTCCACCCAAGAATCTGGTGAGGATGCTGAAGTTGGGAACTACAAGTCAAATTTGCTGAGTAGATTTCAAGATTTATCATTTGATATAAGGTCTTGA
- the LOC107009034 gene encoding uncharacterized protein LOC107009034 isoform X2 yields MRTIAARFSPYLWRRTPINSQPRRFSTSSFGRDEQTIEQEAERKVGWLLKLIFAGTATVIGYQIFPYMGDNLMHQSVSLLQVKDPLFKRMGASRLARFAIDDERRMKIVDIGGAQHLLNMLESARDDRTRKEALKALFAISKSGHVLPLNHYSVDAFYYMMSDEYAWTTTFLYQTS; encoded by the exons ATGCGTACAATAGCAGCGCGATTCAGCCCT TATTTATGGAGGAGAACGCCTATAAATTCACAACCCCGACGTTTTTCTACTTCCAGCTTTGGGAGAG ATGAACAGACAATAGAACAAGAAGCTGAAAGAAAAGTAGGGTGgcttttaaagttaatttttgCTGGAACTGCTACAGTTATTGGGTATCAAATTTTTCCATACATGG GAGACAATCTGATGCATCAGTCTGTCTCACTACTACAAGTCAAGGATCCATTATTTAAAAGAATGGGCGCGTCCAGATTGGCTCGTTTTGCTATAGATG ACGAAAGAAGGATGAAAATAGTTGATATTGGTGGAGCTCAACATCTTTTAAACATGTTAGAGTCTGCCAGAGATGATCGCACGAGGAAGGAAGCCTTGAAGGCTCTTTTTGCAATATCCAAATCAG GTCATGTTTTACCCCTGAATCACTACTCTGTGGATGCATTTTACTACATGATGAGTGATGAATATGCGTGGACGACTACATTTTTATATCAAACTTCCTGA